One stretch of Paenibacillus sp. FSL R5-0341 DNA includes these proteins:
- a CDS encoding LysR family transcriptional regulator, with product MNLIKLQIVELIDKHHHMTSVAELLGIKQPTVTFHMKSLEEEMGVRLFESRSGKTFLTEAGQALLHYSVKINALTQEARRVVKEYDSLYRGTLHIGASYVPATYLLPTILNTFSQEFPGIRIVLSVKPSPVIREMLIRHQIDLGVISSEPFVGPALQAETLCEDDLVLICSPQHGLAQKDTLTPDHIAQIPFALHGNESSTRRLTNQWLAQHDIRLRSTVEMDSLEAIKQLVLIGGHVSFMSRMAVQWEEQQGLIQVLPIPGEQAPRHIYTVHNKDRHPSVQVNRFKEVLREVSHGFPIFHG from the coding sequence TTGAATCTGATCAAACTACAAATTGTTGAGCTGATCGATAAGCATCATCACATGACAAGCGTGGCCGAGTTACTGGGGATCAAACAACCTACCGTTACATTTCATATGAAGTCATTGGAGGAAGAGATGGGTGTGCGATTATTTGAATCGCGCAGTGGAAAGACCTTTTTAACCGAAGCCGGACAGGCTTTGCTCCACTATTCTGTCAAAATCAATGCTCTGACCCAAGAGGCAAGGCGGGTCGTAAAGGAATATGACAGTCTCTATCGGGGCACCCTGCACATTGGAGCAAGCTATGTACCGGCTACATATTTGCTGCCCACCATACTCAATACCTTTTCTCAGGAATTCCCGGGCATTCGTATCGTCTTATCCGTCAAACCATCACCTGTTATTCGCGAAATGTTAATTCGTCATCAGATTGATCTGGGTGTGATCTCTTCCGAGCCGTTTGTTGGACCTGCCCTCCAAGCCGAGACGCTGTGTGAAGATGACTTGGTATTAATCTGTTCTCCGCAACATGGTTTGGCCCAGAAGGATACACTAACACCCGATCATATCGCGCAGATTCCTTTTGCCTTACATGGCAATGAATCCAGTACGCGTCGGTTAACCAACCAATGGCTTGCGCAACATGATATTCGTTTGCGTAGCACGGTGGAGATGGATTCCCTGGAAGCGATCAAACAGCTCGTGTTAATCGGGGGGCATGTCTCATTCATGTCTCGGATGGCCGTACAATGGGAAGAACAGCAGGGGCTCATTCAGGTTCTTCCCATTCCCGGAGAGCAAGCGCCGCGCCATATCTATACGGTACATAACAAGGACCGCCACCCTTCAGTTCAGGTAAACCGCTTCAAAGAAGTGCTACGAGAGGTGAGTCACGGCTTCCCCATTTTCCATGGCTGA
- a CDS encoding ABC transporter ATP-binding protein, whose amino-acid sequence MKLEITGIQKSFNQTPALLPTDLTLEHGKFTTLLGPSGCGKTTLLRMLAGLEQPDAGEIRADGQCIYSAAKRIDIPTHKRNLGMVFQDFALWPHMTVYENVAFGLKAGKQKSDLRQKVNEALGMVRLQGMEDRYPHQLSGGQQQRVAFARAVAVRPGVILFDEPLSALDAVLREEMRIEMMSLVRDMGLTALYVTHDQIEAMSMSDEIVVMQKGRILQKGSPETIYSAPSDPYVASFIGKSNWLTPNQSMVRPEHATWNKTGHDDLCYPGTVLSVSYVGERYEVRVQMEGLGVWTAYMNQRVRLGERVQLYVAPERICRMDGYDHPSMKQNEAIAVAY is encoded by the coding sequence ATGAAATTAGAGATAACTGGAATTCAAAAATCATTTAATCAAACACCCGCACTGCTGCCGACAGATCTAACGCTTGAACATGGAAAGTTCACGACACTGCTCGGCCCATCGGGCTGTGGCAAAACAACACTGCTCCGTATGTTGGCCGGGCTGGAACAGCCGGACGCGGGGGAGATTCGTGCAGATGGTCAGTGTATCTACTCTGCGGCGAAGCGGATTGATATACCAACACACAAGCGTAATCTGGGCATGGTGTTTCAGGATTTTGCATTATGGCCGCATATGACCGTATACGAAAATGTAGCGTTTGGCCTAAAGGCCGGAAAACAAAAATCAGATCTGCGGCAAAAAGTGAACGAAGCACTTGGTATGGTTCGCCTGCAAGGCATGGAAGATCGATATCCTCATCAGCTGTCGGGTGGACAGCAGCAACGGGTTGCTTTTGCCAGAGCTGTTGCGGTCAGACCTGGTGTGATCCTGTTCGATGAGCCACTGAGTGCACTGGATGCTGTACTCCGGGAAGAGATGCGGATTGAGATGATGTCACTGGTTCGGGACATGGGATTGACTGCGCTGTACGTCACACATGATCAGATCGAGGCAATGTCGATGTCGGATGAGATTGTGGTGATGCAGAAGGGGCGGATCTTGCAAAAGGGCAGCCCGGAAACGATCTACTCGGCACCAAGTGATCCGTATGTCGCTTCGTTTATCGGAAAGTCCAACTGGCTCACGCCTAATCAATCGATGGTGCGTCCAGAGCATGCCACCTGGAACAAAACAGGTCATGATGATCTGTGTTATCCGGGGACGGTACTTAGTGTCAGCTATGTAGGTGAGCGTTATGAAGTACGAGTGCAGATGGAAGGGCTGGGCGTATGGACAGCCTATATGAACCAAAGAGTGCGCCTAGGGGAGCGGGTTCAGCTCTATGTTGCTCCCGAGCGGATATGCCGAATGGATGGTTATGACCACCCGAGTATGAAGCAAAACGAAGCGATCGCAGTGGCATATTAA
- a CDS encoding ABC transporter substrate-binding protein, with the protein MLGMKTRKKSAMLLLTAVMSISLFGCSTGNTTTGNAAQPAGEGNTAAAAETTKPAGGKLVLYSAGPQKLADNIVSGFTDKTGIEVEMFQGTTGKILARMEAEKSNPVADVVILASLPSAQALKADGLTMPYPEAANADKLNKDWSDAEGNYFSSSASALGIVYNTKLVSTPPTSWTELATPAWKDAVNIPDPTLSGSALDFITGYLSANGEKGWDLLSAYKANGVAMAGANQEALDPVITGAKSIVAAGVDYMAYSSKAKGEPLDIVYPEEGTVISPRPAAILKSSPNVENAKAFIDYLLSDEAQKLVADAYLIPGREDIEATNRANVKDIPQLKVDWNWMSEHGEETAARFSETFK; encoded by the coding sequence ATGTTGGGTATGAAAACACGGAAAAAGAGTGCAATGCTGTTATTAACTGCGGTAATGAGTATCAGTTTGTTCGGATGTAGTACGGGCAACACAACTACAGGCAACGCGGCACAACCCGCGGGTGAAGGAAACACAGCAGCAGCTGCGGAAACAACGAAACCGGCTGGTGGCAAGCTTGTCTTGTACAGTGCTGGTCCACAGAAGCTGGCGGATAACATCGTGAGCGGATTTACGGACAAAACGGGGATTGAAGTCGAGATGTTCCAGGGAACGACAGGCAAAATTCTGGCTCGTATGGAAGCAGAGAAATCCAATCCGGTGGCAGACGTTGTAATCCTGGCCTCTTTACCTTCAGCACAGGCTTTGAAAGCGGATGGACTGACTATGCCTTACCCCGAAGCAGCGAATGCAGACAAGCTGAACAAGGACTGGTCGGATGCAGAAGGTAATTATTTTAGCAGCAGTGCTTCCGCACTGGGTATTGTTTATAACACCAAACTGGTATCTACACCACCAACAAGTTGGACAGAGCTTGCTACGCCTGCGTGGAAAGATGCAGTGAACATTCCCGACCCTACATTATCAGGTTCAGCACTCGACTTCATCACAGGATACCTGAGTGCGAATGGTGAAAAAGGATGGGATCTGCTGAGTGCCTATAAAGCCAATGGTGTAGCGATGGCGGGCGCCAATCAGGAAGCACTTGATCCGGTCATTACGGGTGCTAAAAGCATCGTAGCAGCAGGTGTGGATTACATGGCGTATTCCTCCAAAGCAAAAGGTGAACCCCTGGATATCGTATATCCTGAGGAAGGCACGGTAATCAGCCCAAGACCGGCAGCGATTCTGAAATCCAGTCCGAATGTAGAGAATGCCAAAGCATTCATTGACTACCTGTTGTCCGATGAAGCACAGAAGCTCGTTGCAGATGCCTATCTAATTCCAGGCCGCGAAGACATTGAAGCGACCAACCGTGCCAATGTGAAGGATATTCCACAACTTAAAGTGGATTGGAACTGGATGAGCGAACATGGCGAAGAGACAGCGGCGCGTTTTTCCGAGACTTTTAAATAA
- a CDS encoding iron ABC transporter permease: MDNNRIFRRVGVILALFLLTISIGMPLLLIFWQSVYPDGQWDWMAPIRTITGHHLSGVLLNSVWLGICVVAVTTLLALPLAWMMAKTRMGEHRWVDVILMIPFMTPPYIGSMGWILFMQKGGYLQQWVPSSAGWSELFFSFWGMVLIMSLHLFPFLYLLLRDALIRIGGNLEEAGAVHGARAGYRFRRIILPLLLSSYGMGIMLVFVKTIAEFGTPATFGRKIGYYVMTSEIHKYISSWPIDFGKATSLASVLLSVCLVMWYMQSAMSRKFTYRLVGGKGQRSKRYSLRGGAGWLCGAYLAILLILSIGIPYFSIIAASTMKLRGSGIAFDNLTLDHYKELLSWGSVSMKAIGNSLGLSLAASTVAVIIGTGFALAIGRSSSFMQRVIDLFSLLPNTVPGIVMVVGLILFWNSPWMPVTLYNTYSMVVLTYVVLFLPYTVQYVKSSFTQIDGTLFQAGQVFGGKPLYILRRILIPLILPGMLAGWMMTFTIATRELVGSLLILPPSMQTSATYIFAQFEQGQVSLGMAMAVVTVGMTVLMLLGIELLNSKRKWNAS, from the coding sequence ATGGACAACAACCGTATTTTTCGGAGAGTGGGCGTGATTCTGGCCCTCTTTCTGCTGACTATAAGCATTGGGATGCCGCTCTTGCTGATCTTCTGGCAAAGTGTGTATCCGGATGGACAATGGGACTGGATGGCTCCGATTCGCACGATTACAGGTCATCATCTATCAGGTGTATTGCTGAATTCCGTCTGGCTTGGCATCTGCGTTGTAGCGGTAACCACACTGCTGGCGCTGCCGCTTGCCTGGATGATGGCGAAGACCCGAATGGGGGAGCATCGCTGGGTGGATGTGATCCTGATGATCCCGTTCATGACCCCGCCGTATATCGGCTCGATGGGCTGGATTCTGTTTATGCAAAAAGGGGGATATCTGCAGCAATGGGTACCATCATCTGCAGGCTGGAGTGAGTTGTTCTTCAGCTTCTGGGGCATGGTGCTCATCATGAGCTTGCATCTGTTCCCATTCCTGTATCTACTGCTTCGGGATGCATTGATCCGCATCGGTGGCAATCTGGAAGAAGCGGGGGCTGTGCACGGTGCACGTGCAGGGTACCGTTTCAGACGCATTATTTTACCCCTGTTATTGTCGTCCTACGGCATGGGGATCATGCTGGTCTTTGTCAAAACGATTGCGGAATTCGGAACACCGGCGACCTTCGGGCGCAAGATTGGCTATTATGTCATGACCTCCGAGATCCATAAGTACATCTCCAGTTGGCCGATTGACTTCGGTAAGGCGACTTCGCTGGCATCGGTGCTGCTGTCCGTCTGTCTGGTGATGTGGTATATGCAGTCTGCCATGAGTCGCAAGTTCACGTATCGTCTGGTTGGTGGCAAAGGGCAACGTTCGAAGCGATATTCTCTTCGTGGCGGAGCAGGATGGTTGTGTGGGGCGTATCTTGCGATTCTGTTGATCCTGTCGATAGGTATCCCGTATTTCTCCATCATCGCCGCTTCGACCATGAAGTTACGGGGATCAGGAATTGCTTTTGATAATCTGACCTTGGATCATTACAAGGAGCTGTTATCTTGGGGATCAGTGAGTATGAAGGCCATCGGGAACAGTCTGGGATTATCCCTCGCGGCTTCAACCGTTGCTGTTATTATAGGTACGGGGTTTGCACTCGCGATCGGCAGATCATCTTCATTCATGCAGCGTGTGATTGACTTGTTCAGTCTGTTGCCTAATACGGTGCCGGGTATCGTAATGGTGGTGGGTCTGATTCTTTTCTGGAACTCACCTTGGATGCCCGTCACGTTGTATAACACCTACAGCATGGTTGTGCTCACGTACGTTGTTCTCTTCTTGCCTTACACGGTGCAGTATGTAAAATCGAGCTTTACCCAGATTGACGGAACATTGTTCCAGGCTGGGCAAGTCTTTGGCGGGAAGCCGCTGTATATTCTGCGGCGAATTCTGATCCCGCTAATCCTACCCGGCATGCTGGCCGGCTGGATGATGACCTTTACGATTGCTACCCGTGAGTTGGTAGGTTCGTTGTTGATTCTTCCGCCGTCGATGCAGACGTCGGCTACGTATATTTTTGCCCAGTTCGAACAAGGTCAAGTATCACTCGGAATGGCGATGGCCGTGGTGACGGTAGGCATGACGGTGCTGATGCTGCTGGGAATCGAACTGCTGAATTCAAAGAGAAAGTGGAATGCATCATGA
- a CDS encoding MBL fold metallo-hydrolase — MIKLNVWGGAGEHGRSAYLLSGSRFRLLLDCGVKKEGTGEYPLIDPEIVPKLDAVLLSHAHEDHSVAIPLLYKMGYQGEVWTTRETMAQLRTYFANWRRFVERMGEELPYDEADEQAVRYRYLEDAVVSQTWFEPIPEVKVMWGRSGHLAGSVWFGVEMEGKRIFYSGDYTSESLLLQEDCPAEVFSQVSMIRENTLFDTPSSERWDAEELIAINSGQKAGGFIASQDRITVASEASSRTLVSTETLMKQGNFTSNEADGVGRANVAGRADRAAVSSVGLVDLAIVDAAYGTDQDTQADKLEQLERVIRQTIACGGKVLLPMPVVGRGQEIILWAQQQFPDIPIVVEQGLVDGMKQLMHVPYWLREQGEHITGGSLQDEIDCFLTGQGWDLPTTTQEREQLLKHHAASLWFIPDGMMQSSLARWYYSQLSDRKENLILLTGHVAHGTFADKLLRVPDKYGVCEVRKMRYKVHQGWKDVERMLHQVPARHTVLVHADRAETDRLKEGLLRNSPSPGTVIHSLSAGDELYV; from the coding sequence ATGATCAAACTGAACGTATGGGGCGGTGCAGGGGAACACGGACGTTCCGCCTATCTCCTGAGCGGGAGCCGGTTTCGCCTTTTGCTGGATTGTGGTGTGAAAAAAGAAGGCACGGGCGAGTATCCGCTAATTGACCCGGAGATTGTTCCGAAACTGGATGCGGTCCTGTTGTCCCACGCCCATGAGGATCATTCGGTCGCCATCCCTTTGCTGTATAAGATGGGCTACCAGGGTGAAGTGTGGACGACGAGAGAGACGATGGCGCAGCTGCGTACGTATTTTGCCAACTGGCGTAGGTTTGTAGAGCGTATGGGCGAAGAACTTCCTTATGATGAAGCAGATGAGCAAGCTGTTCGTTATCGGTATCTGGAGGATGCGGTTGTATCCCAAACCTGGTTCGAACCCATTCCTGAAGTAAAAGTGATGTGGGGCCGGAGTGGACATCTGGCTGGATCGGTGTGGTTTGGGGTTGAAATGGAAGGTAAGCGGATTTTCTATTCCGGGGACTACACGTCCGAATCGCTGCTTTTACAGGAGGATTGTCCAGCGGAGGTGTTCTCGCAGGTGAGCATGATTCGTGAAAATACGTTGTTTGATACTCCGAGCAGTGAACGGTGGGATGCGGAGGAACTAATCGCTATAAACAGTGGGCAAAAGGCTGGAGGATTCATAGCTTCACAGGATCGGATAACTGTTGCATCAGAAGCGTCGTCAAGAACACTTGTATCCACGGAGACACTCATGAAGCAGGGGAATTTCACATCCAACGAAGCAGATGGAGTAGGCAGAGCAAATGTAGCAGGCAGAGCAGATAGAGCAGCAGTATCTTCCGTCGGGCTGGTGGATCTGGCGATCGTTGATGCGGCCTATGGTACGGACCAGGATACACAGGCTGACAAACTGGAACAGCTTGAACGAGTCATTCGTCAGACGATTGCCTGTGGTGGAAAGGTGCTGCTACCCATGCCTGTCGTAGGGCGTGGACAGGAGATTATACTGTGGGCACAGCAACAATTCCCGGATATCCCAATTGTAGTGGAACAAGGGCTGGTGGACGGCATGAAGCAGCTTATGCATGTTCCATACTGGTTGAGGGAACAGGGGGAGCATATCACTGGAGGTTCGTTGCAAGACGAAATTGATTGCTTTCTGACCGGACAAGGATGGGATCTGCCTACAACCACCCAAGAGCGTGAACAATTGTTGAAGCATCATGCTGCATCGCTATGGTTCATTCCGGACGGGATGATGCAGTCCTCGCTTGCCCGTTGGTATTATAGTCAATTATCGGACAGGAAGGAGAATTTGATTCTGCTCACCGGGCATGTTGCTCATGGTACATTTGCTGATAAGCTGCTACGGGTTCCTGACAAGTATGGAGTGTGTGAGGTGCGGAAAATGCGCTATAAAGTACATCAGGGCTGGAAGGATGTTGAACGGATGCTGCATCAGGTTCCAGCAAGGCATACGGTCCTTGTGCATGCTGACCGGGCAGAGACGGACAGATTAAAAGAAGGTTTGCTCAGAAATAGCCCGTCACCGGGAACAGTTATACATTCACTGTCTGCTGGTGACGAGCTATATGTGTGA
- a CDS encoding serine hydrolase, which translates to MFRILLALILCAGPILGQAGTTASAAQTTQAVHIEVNGEQQSWKNAPLIIKGSTFVPLRDVVTSVKGTLKWDNRTKTATITVGRDKLVHQAGSNSIRVNQVDLATGVNSRTVNGTLMVPVRAMANAIKADIKVQRTATGQMSVNMVTDQVSLLKSEVASVDTYLREINYPGMALIARDGEVLLKQGYGLADEQTLNRPDQKTRIASLSKSFTAASILSLAEEGKVDVQDPISKYISGIPKGDQITLHMLLSQTSGLPSAFGRGEGTSMEETVEEIRHKTLKFEPGSAYLYSNSGYVLLAYVVEQVSGMSYADYVQQTILKPLGMKNSGEASRKVHTISGFVQQNNAWVTAPYYVSQSGSGTIYSTVDDMLKWDRALYTDQILSQDTIEQMYEPYSDKNYGYAWILKENGTNRTVFHNGSGGGFATAFSRNLSDDITIILLGNHAGMDMTSLLDEVEAKTAKALQLQ; encoded by the coding sequence ATGTTCCGCATTCTGTTAGCGCTCATCCTGTGCGCAGGCCCGATTCTGGGACAAGCTGGTACCACGGCATCTGCAGCGCAGACGACGCAAGCAGTTCACATTGAAGTGAATGGTGAGCAACAATCCTGGAAGAACGCACCACTTATCATCAAAGGTTCAACGTTTGTTCCACTACGGGATGTGGTCACATCGGTTAAAGGCACGTTGAAATGGGATAATCGCACCAAGACGGCTACCATTACCGTTGGCAGAGACAAGCTGGTCCATCAGGCTGGCAGTAATTCCATTAGGGTAAACCAAGTCGATCTGGCCACAGGTGTCAATTCACGTACAGTTAATGGTACGTTGATGGTCCCTGTCCGGGCCATGGCTAATGCAATCAAGGCCGATATCAAGGTCCAACGCACAGCTACAGGTCAGATGAGTGTGAATATGGTTACCGATCAAGTCAGCCTGCTGAAGAGCGAAGTTGCCAGCGTAGATACGTATCTGCGCGAGATCAACTATCCAGGTATGGCTCTGATTGCCCGTGATGGTGAAGTACTTCTAAAGCAAGGCTACGGACTTGCCGACGAACAGACACTGAATCGTCCGGATCAGAAGACTCGAATCGCATCGCTGAGCAAATCCTTCACGGCCGCTTCCATTCTTAGTCTGGCGGAAGAAGGAAAGGTTGATGTGCAAGATCCAATCTCCAAGTACATCTCCGGTATACCGAAGGGAGATCAGATCACGCTGCATATGCTCTTATCTCAGACCTCAGGTCTGCCATCCGCATTCGGTCGGGGTGAAGGAACTTCTATGGAAGAGACTGTAGAGGAGATTCGCCACAAAACGCTGAAGTTTGAACCAGGGAGTGCTTATCTGTACAGCAACAGCGGGTATGTTCTGCTCGCTTACGTCGTTGAACAGGTATCCGGCATGAGTTATGCCGATTACGTGCAGCAGACTATACTGAAGCCACTTGGCATGAAAAATTCGGGAGAAGCCTCCCGTAAAGTGCATACCATTAGTGGTTTTGTTCAACAAAATAACGCATGGGTAACTGCTCCTTACTATGTATCTCAATCCGGATCAGGAACCATCTATTCCACGGTGGACGATATGCTCAAATGGGATCGTGCCTTGTATACGGACCAGATTCTAAGCCAGGATACGATTGAACAAATGTATGAACCTTACTCTGATAAAAACTATGGCTACGCCTGGATTCTGAAAGAGAACGGCACGAACCGTACCGTCTTCCACAACGGTAGTGGTGGCGGGTTTGCTACAGCCTTTTCACGTAATCTGTCCGATGATATCACCATTATCCTGCTCGGCAATCATGCAGGTATGGACATGACTTCACTTTTGGATGAAGTTGAGGCAAAAACAGCTAAAGCACTGCAATTGCAATAA
- a CDS encoding methyl-accepting chemotaxis protein codes for MKKRIRNWFTLTVKKRLIAALLLFLVVPSITVGWLSYQKAADQVKLEIIRSAQAKTEMLSLQINQMLEMEKDNAAQMAAGITSNDIINQSPALQRQMDRMSQNHKELGVLTAGAEDGSWMKSPESEEQNYDPRERSWYKMGMSQDEPVISDTFQSASTGEWVVTAAAKLADGKGVFGANVSLNHLKESVDQIRIGKEGKLYMLDNGGKFLFHYNIESGTQSDESYINEMYTQESGTVKYTYGGHEVEAVYFTNPVTGWKIVGEMVPSEATEAVMPILIRAITIVASALVIGLVLLIFIIRSIHRPLLQLTQAASKVSAGDLTVRVGLQRKDEFGQLGESFDTMTTSLRSVLGEVHDTSSQLAASSEELMASSEQTSKATEQVAELMQDAAAGTTLQNNSLAATGQLVGEMSIGVKEISSSAEDTARIALDASTKSEAGMVTVEEAVTHIQQVNDESKAMSVVIEDLRAKNEEILVIVAEITAIAKQTNILALNASIEASRAGEQGRGFAVVANEVKTLAHSSGASAERINELMHEMQEKTNAVQSTFARTGEGMVKSSQMVTEAGEAFHNIRTAVQLVAAQAGEVSAASRQIDGGMGHINKAVNDTMVLSDKIASGTEDGSAAAQEQLATMEEVAASSAALSRMAEDLQSMIERFKL; via the coding sequence ATGAAGAAAAGGATTCGAAATTGGTTTACTTTAACCGTAAAAAAACGCCTGATTGCTGCATTGCTCCTGTTCCTGGTAGTACCGAGCATTACCGTGGGATGGTTGTCTTATCAAAAAGCTGCTGACCAGGTTAAGCTGGAAATTATTCGTTCCGCACAGGCCAAAACAGAAATGCTTAGTCTGCAGATAAATCAAATGCTGGAAATGGAGAAGGATAACGCAGCACAGATGGCCGCGGGTATTACTTCAAACGATATTATTAATCAGTCCCCTGCGCTTCAAAGGCAAATGGACCGGATGTCCCAGAATCATAAGGAACTGGGTGTGCTTACCGCAGGTGCCGAAGATGGTAGCTGGATGAAATCCCCTGAATCCGAGGAACAGAATTATGATCCTCGAGAACGTTCATGGTATAAGATGGGTATGTCCCAGGATGAACCGGTAATCTCAGATACGTTCCAGTCGGCTTCGACGGGCGAATGGGTTGTGACCGCAGCAGCCAAACTGGCTGATGGTAAAGGGGTATTTGGGGCCAATGTCAGTCTTAATCATCTGAAAGAATCCGTTGATCAGATCCGTATTGGTAAAGAAGGAAAACTGTACATGCTGGATAACGGGGGTAAATTCCTGTTCCACTACAATATTGAATCCGGCACACAGTCGGATGAAAGCTATATTAATGAGATGTATACGCAAGAAAGTGGGACCGTGAAGTATACATATGGTGGTCACGAAGTGGAAGCTGTGTATTTTACTAATCCGGTGACGGGTTGGAAAATTGTTGGTGAGATGGTTCCTTCGGAAGCAACGGAAGCCGTAATGCCTATTTTGATCCGTGCAATTACAATTGTGGCATCTGCATTGGTTATTGGGTTGGTTCTGCTTATTTTCATTATCCGCAGCATTCACCGACCACTACTGCAATTAACGCAGGCAGCATCCAAAGTAAGCGCCGGGGATCTCACCGTTCGGGTTGGTTTGCAGCGCAAGGATGAATTCGGACAGCTTGGAGAAAGCTTCGATACAATGACGACTTCACTACGTAGTGTGCTTGGAGAGGTACATGATACGTCCAGCCAGTTGGCAGCTTCTTCTGAAGAGCTGATGGCAAGTTCCGAGCAGACATCCAAAGCCACAGAACAGGTAGCTGAACTGATGCAGGATGCAGCTGCGGGAACGACTTTGCAGAACAACAGTCTTGCTGCTACTGGCCAACTTGTGGGCGAAATGTCCATTGGAGTGAAAGAAATCTCATCAAGTGCTGAGGACACCGCTCGTATCGCTCTTGATGCTTCCACCAAGTCGGAAGCGGGTATGGTTACCGTAGAAGAAGCGGTTACGCATATTCAGCAGGTGAATGACGAGAGCAAAGCCATGTCTGTGGTCATTGAGGATCTGCGCGCGAAAAATGAAGAGATTCTTGTGATTGTGGCCGAAATTACGGCCATCGCCAAGCAGACCAACATTCTCGCATTGAATGCATCAATTGAAGCTTCAAGAGCTGGCGAGCAAGGTCGCGGATTCGCGGTCGTAGCGAACGAAGTGAAGACACTGGCTCACAGTTCTGGCGCATCAGCCGAGCGCATTAACGAGCTTATGCATGAGATGCAGGAGAAAACCAATGCAGTGCAATCGACCTTTGCCCGTACAGGAGAAGGTATGGTCAAGAGTTCGCAGATGGTTACGGAAGCGGGCGAAGCCTTCCATAACATTCGTACTGCTGTACAGTTGGTTGCTGCACAAGCTGGAGAAGTATCCGCTGCTTCCCGTCAAATTGATGGAGGCATGGGTCATATCAACAAGGCCGTAAATGATACGATGGTTCTGTCAGACAAAATTGCTTCTGGAACGGAAGATGGATCAGCGGCTGCTCAAGAGCAGTTGGCTACAATGGAAGAGGTAGCAGCATCCTCGGCGGCATTGTCACGTATGGCTGAAGATCTGCAAAGCATGATTGAACGATTTAAGTTGTAA
- a CDS encoding DUF2087 domain-containing protein, giving the protein MKSSESGLQTASLEEIKRGYMEEGPAYICVCCGYRTEAGIIYPEEGVLYEAARYMRVHIEKAHGSVFEYLLELDKSVTGLSDVQRGLLAQFYEGKKDAEVQKALGIGSASTIRNHRFVLKEKERQAKIFLALMELLKSKDIQAPAEWVSPVTRHGHTIHRDSFDITEQDREKVLNKYFPEGTSGPLKTFHMQQKHKYIVLTEIAKRFETERKYSEKQVNELLKEVHDDYVEIRRYLIDYGLLEREPDGSQYWLGSRADQQSAGDGKQERKEKGEQEKMNRRKELQEQAKEVKTEAGIYQIRNERNGKVYIDSTLNLKTINGQRFMLQMGSHLNRRLQAEWNEYGETAFVIEVLETLKQDDNPYYDPKDALAKCLNRWFEQLEPYGDQGYHGDKKQSAE; this is encoded by the coding sequence ATGAAATCATCGGAATCCGGGTTGCAAACCGCTTCGTTGGAAGAGATCAAGCGTGGTTATATGGAGGAAGGTCCTGCCTATATATGCGTCTGCTGCGGATACAGGACGGAAGCGGGAATTATTTACCCTGAAGAAGGGGTGCTCTATGAGGCTGCCCGCTATATGCGTGTTCATATCGAGAAAGCTCATGGATCGGTATTTGAGTATTTGTTGGAGCTGGATAAAAGTGTAACCGGATTGTCTGATGTGCAACGGGGCTTGCTGGCCCAATTCTATGAAGGCAAGAAGGATGCTGAAGTACAGAAGGCCCTTGGCATCGGGAGTGCTTCCACAATCCGGAATCATCGGTTTGTATTGAAGGAGAAGGAACGGCAGGCCAAGATATTTCTGGCATTAATGGAGCTTCTCAAGAGTAAGGATATCCAAGCTCCGGCTGAGTGGGTATCACCTGTGACAAGGCATGGACATACGATCCATCGTGACTCATTTGATATTACAGAACAGGATCGGGAGAAGGTGCTGAACAAGTATTTTCCAGAGGGTACCAGTGGTCCATTAAAGACGTTTCATATGCAGCAAAAGCATAAATATATCGTGCTCACTGAGATAGCCAAACGATTCGAGACAGAGCGCAAATATTCCGAGAAACAGGTCAACGAGCTGCTGAAGGAAGTTCATGATGATTACGTGGAAATACGGAGGTATCTCATCGACTATGGTTTGCTGGAACGTGAGCCAGACGGCAGTCAGTATTGGCTGGGAAGCCGCGCAGATCAACAGAGCGCCGGAGATGGAAAACAGGAACGCAAAGAAAAGGGGGAGCAGGAGAAGATGAATCGTCGCAAAGAATTGCAGGAACAGGCCAAAGAAGTTAAAACGGAAGCGGGTATCTACCAGATTCGGAATGAACGTAACGGTAAAGTCTATATCGACAGCACACTTAATCTGAAAACCATTAACGGACAACGGTTTATGCTACAGATGGGTAGCCATCTGAATCGAAGATTACAGGCTGAATGGAATGAATATGGAGAGACTGCCTTTGTAATCGAGGTGCTGGAGACATTGAAACAAGACGATAATCCCTATTACGATCCCAAAGATGCGTTGGCTAAATGTCTGAATCGCTGGTTTGAACAGTTAGAGCCTTATGGAGATCAAGGGTATCACGGAGATAAAAAGCAATCTGCTGAATAG